One genomic window of Geodermatophilus sp. DSM 44513 includes the following:
- a CDS encoding HNH endonuclease signature motif containing protein, whose product MDELLASVDALAAEDLSPLFGPALLERLRPLLVLANRIDAEIARTVAECDGVGAAEHDGLKTMGSWLRGHGHLSDSEAARVVRAARALTHLPAMAAAFAAGEVTAEQAAVLGTIAEPRMLALAADQGVDVAAFDELLTGVARQRPYADTTRVVRHYADRLDADGPEPDPTEGRRLSITRHADGSVSGRFDLDAVGGERFTTAVEAITQAGRCAADQRTRTQQQADALVQLSDTALATGALPVLRGHKPQVIVTIGIADLTDAATGPGAGRLASGAEISATAARRLACDAAVTRVVLHPDGRPLDHGRDVRLFPAHVRRAAEVRDGGCVFAGCGAPTWWCDVHHLIAWIDGGPTDLDNAALLCERHHTKVHHGFRVQRDTDGRWHTWRPDGTPIRTGPIGAGPSSTGPGSTPPPLTTAA is encoded by the coding sequence GTGGACGAGCTGCTGGCCTCCGTCGATGCTCTGGCCGCCGAGGACCTGTCGCCGTTGTTCGGTCCGGCGCTGTTGGAGCGGTTGCGCCCGCTGCTGGTCCTGGCCAACCGGATCGACGCCGAGATCGCCCGCACGGTGGCCGAGTGCGACGGCGTCGGTGCCGCCGAGCACGACGGGCTGAAGACCATGGGCTCCTGGTTGCGCGGGCACGGGCACCTGTCGGACTCCGAGGCCGCCCGGGTGGTGCGGGCGGCCCGCGCGCTGACCCATCTGCCGGCGATGGCCGCGGCGTTCGCCGCCGGGGAGGTCACCGCGGAGCAGGCGGCGGTGCTGGGCACCATCGCCGAGCCCCGGATGCTGGCCCTGGCCGCCGACCAGGGCGTCGATGTGGCCGCGTTCGACGAGCTGCTCACCGGCGTCGCCCGTCAGCGTCCGTACGCCGACACCACCCGGGTGGTGCGGCACTACGCCGACCGCCTGGACGCCGACGGCCCCGAGCCCGACCCCACCGAGGGCCGCCGGTTGTCGATCACCCGGCACGCCGACGGGTCGGTGTCGGGGCGGTTCGACCTGGACGCCGTGGGCGGGGAACGGTTCACCACCGCGGTCGAGGCGATCACCCAGGCCGGCCGCTGCGCCGCAGACCAGCGCACCCGCACCCAGCAGCAGGCCGACGCGCTGGTGCAGCTGTCCGACACCGCCCTGGCCACCGGCGCGCTGCCGGTGCTGCGCGGCCACAAGCCGCAGGTCATCGTCACCATCGGCATCGCCGACCTCACCGACGCCGCCACCGGCCCGGGTGCCGGCCGACTGGCCTCCGGGGCGGAGATCTCCGCGACAGCGGCCCGGCGGCTGGCCTGCGACGCCGCGGTCACCCGGGTGGTGCTGCACCCCGACGGGCGGCCGCTGGATCACGGCCGGGACGTGCGACTGTTCCCCGCCCACGTCCGCCGCGCCGCCGAGGTCCGCGACGGCGGCTGCGTCTTCGCCGGCTGCGGGGCCCCCACCTGGTGGTGCGACGTGCACCACCTGATCGCCTGGATCGACGGCGGACCCACCGACCTGGACAACGCCGCACTCCTCTGCGAACGCCACCACACCAAGGTCCACCACGGCTTCCGCGTCCAACGCGACACCGACGGCCGATGGCACACCTGGCGCCCCGACGGCACCCCGATCCGCACCGGCCCGATCGGCGCGGGTCCGAGCAGTACCGGACCAGGCAGCACCCCCCCACCCCTGACCACCGCCGCCTGA
- the hisH gene encoding imidazole glycerol phosphate synthase subunit HisH, giving the protein MKKVAVLDYGSGNLRSAERALTRVGADVTVTADPQVALEADGLVVPGVGAFAACMAGLKAVDGPRVIGRRLAGGRPVLGVCVGMQVLFERGVEHGHDAEGCGEWPGTVEQLQAPVLPHMGWNTVQAPQRTVLFDGLEGQRFYFVHSYGVRNFPLGAEGVPSPLAPPLVTWAEHGDRFVAGVENGPLSATQFHPEKSGDAGAQLLTNWLGTLG; this is encoded by the coding sequence GTGAAGAAGGTGGCGGTCCTCGACTACGGCTCGGGCAACCTCCGCTCGGCCGAGCGCGCGCTGACCCGGGTCGGCGCCGACGTGACGGTGACCGCGGACCCGCAGGTCGCGCTGGAGGCCGACGGTCTCGTCGTGCCGGGGGTGGGCGCCTTCGCCGCCTGCATGGCGGGGCTCAAGGCGGTCGACGGACCGCGGGTGATCGGCCGGCGGTTGGCCGGCGGCCGGCCGGTGCTGGGCGTCTGCGTGGGGATGCAGGTCCTCTTCGAGCGCGGTGTCGAGCACGGACACGACGCCGAGGGCTGTGGTGAGTGGCCCGGCACCGTCGAGCAGCTGCAGGCCCCGGTGCTGCCGCACATGGGCTGGAACACCGTGCAGGCGCCGCAGCGGACGGTGCTGTTCGACGGGCTCGAGGGTCAGCGCTTCTACTTCGTGCACTCCTACGGCGTCCGCAACTTCCCGCTGGGCGCCGAGGGCGTTCCCTCGCCGCTCGCCCCGCCGCTGGTCACCTGGGCCGAGCACGGCGACCGCTTCGTCGCAGGCGTGGAGAACGGGCCGCTGTCGGCCACCCAGTTCCACCCCGAGAAGTCCGGGGACGCCGGCGCCCAGCTGCTCACCAACTGGCTCGGCACGCTGGGCTGA
- a CDS encoding molybdopterin-dependent oxidoreductase, translating to MAVLLPRRAGRRTNVGLLGLLLLAGGTGVLAFGVGSPGPARVVVAAHGAAGLGLLLLVPWKAVVVRRGWHRRPVGGGGAALGVATLLTLLTGVLHAVGVTGPWSWSAGVPVLHLHVALGVATGALVAVHAWRRRQRPRATDLDRRGLLRAGALVAGAAALWGAGEGLLRLAGAPGARRRATGSFERGTDDPAVMPVTQWFTDTVPSAAAGTVELVGAGRRVRVPVADLDRGDTVRAVLDCTGGWYAAQDWGGVRLDRLLAVLGPDLPADGSVDVVSVTGFRRRLPLADAGDLLLATSAAGRPLSAGHGAPVRLVAPGRRGFWWVKWVARVEVVDAPWWLQPPFPPQ from the coding sequence GTGGCCGTCCTCCTCCCCCGCCGGGCCGGCCGGCGGACCAACGTGGGGCTGCTCGGCCTGCTGCTGCTCGCCGGTGGCACCGGGGTGCTGGCCTTCGGCGTCGGGTCGCCGGGGCCGGCGCGGGTGGTGGTCGCCGCGCACGGGGCGGCCGGGCTCGGGCTGCTGCTGCTCGTGCCGTGGAAGGCGGTCGTCGTGCGACGCGGCTGGCACCGGCGCCCGGTGGGCGGCGGCGGCGCCGCCCTGGGCGTCGCCACCCTGCTCACCCTGCTCACCGGCGTGCTGCACGCGGTCGGGGTGACCGGGCCGTGGTCGTGGTCGGCCGGGGTCCCGGTGCTGCACCTGCACGTCGCCCTCGGCGTGGCCACCGGCGCGCTGGTCGCCGTCCACGCGTGGAGACGGCGGCAGCGGCCGCGGGCCACCGACCTCGACCGCCGCGGCCTGCTGAGGGCAGGTGCGCTGGTCGCCGGCGCGGCGGCCCTGTGGGGCGCCGGCGAGGGACTGCTGCGGCTGGCCGGCGCGCCGGGTGCGCGGCGGCGGGCCACCGGCTCCTTCGAGCGCGGCACCGACGATCCGGCCGTGATGCCGGTGACCCAGTGGTTCACCGACACCGTGCCCTCCGCCGCCGCCGGGACGGTCGAGCTGGTGGGCGCCGGCCGGCGGGTGCGGGTGCCGGTGGCCGACCTCGACCGCGGGGACACCGTCCGGGCGGTGCTCGACTGCACCGGCGGCTGGTACGCCGCGCAGGACTGGGGCGGCGTCCGCCTCGACCGGCTGCTCGCCGTCCTGGGCCCAGACCTCCCGGCCGACGGCAGCGTCGACGTCGTCTCGGTGACCGGCTTCCGGCGCCGGCTGCCGCTCGCGGACGCCGGCGACCTGCTGCTGGCGACCTCCGCCGCGGGCCGGCCGCTGTCGGCCGGGCACGGGGCGCCGGTGCGGCTGGTGGCACCCGGACGCCGGGGTTTCTGGTGGGTCAAGTGGGTGGCGCGGGTCGAGGTCGTCGACGCACCGTGGTGGCTGCAGCCGCCGTTCCCGCCGCAGTAG
- a CDS encoding SDR family oxidoreductase produces MSDSRAVLVTGGSRGIGRAIAQAFAAAGDRVAVHWGTSRDRAEAVLAELPGDGHVLVQADLADADAVGAMVDDAAAALGGLSVLVNNAGVFTAHPPLSVSYEEWQAAWSRTLAVNLLGAANATFRAVPHLVAAGGGAVVNVSSRGAFRGEPDTPAYGASKAGLNAFGQSMALVLAPHGISVGTVAPGFVQTEMAREVLDGPGGDAVRAQSPYGRVARPEEVASAVLWLASPGAQFSTGTIIDVNGASYLRS; encoded by the coding sequence GTGAGCGACTCCCGAGCCGTCCTGGTCACCGGTGGCTCCCGCGGCATCGGCCGGGCCATCGCGCAGGCCTTCGCCGCCGCCGGCGACCGGGTCGCCGTCCACTGGGGCACCTCCCGGGACCGCGCGGAGGCCGTGCTGGCCGAGCTGCCCGGCGACGGGCACGTGCTGGTGCAGGCCGACCTCGCCGACGCCGACGCGGTGGGCGCCATGGTGGACGACGCCGCCGCGGCGCTGGGCGGGCTGTCCGTGCTGGTCAACAACGCCGGGGTGTTCACCGCCCACCCGCCGCTGTCGGTGTCCTACGAGGAGTGGCAGGCGGCGTGGTCGCGGACGCTGGCGGTCAACCTGCTCGGCGCGGCCAACGCCACCTTCCGCGCCGTCCCGCACCTGGTCGCCGCGGGCGGCGGCGCGGTGGTCAACGTCTCCAGCCGGGGTGCCTTCCGCGGTGAGCCGGACACCCCGGCGTACGGCGCGTCCAAGGCCGGGCTGAACGCCTTCGGCCAGTCGATGGCGCTGGTCCTGGCGCCGCACGGCATCTCCGTGGGCACCGTCGCGCCGGGGTTCGTGCAGACCGAGATGGCCCGCGAGGTGCTCGACGGGCCGGGCGGGGACGCCGTCCGCGCGCAGTCGCCCTACGGCCGGGTGGCCCGCCCCGAGGAGGTCGCCTCCGCGGTGCTGTGGCTGGCGTCGCCGGGCGCGCAGTTCTCCACCGGGACGATCATCGACGTCAACGGGGCCTCCTACCTGCGCAGCTGA
- a CDS encoding sulfite exporter TauE/SafE family protein gives MSGLGTALLAAAVLLGALTQRATGLGFALVAAPFLVLLTGPAIGVSLSNVLSASLCALVLVRTGRRTLWREVALLSVPALLAIPLGVFVVRALPEGPLLVAVGLMSVAAVAVVAVGRRRALMTGRGSAVVAGALAGFMNVTAGVGGPMVTAYAVSRQWPLPVFIPTAQATLLLLNVASLVGKGLPPLATSVWLVSGVALLVGLAAGELLARRLGAARGLQLVIVVALAGGVATLVRGLVALAG, from the coding sequence GTGAGCGGCCTGGGGACGGCGCTGCTCGCGGCCGCCGTCCTGCTCGGCGCGCTCACCCAGCGGGCCACCGGCCTGGGGTTCGCGCTGGTGGCCGCCCCGTTCCTCGTCCTGCTGACCGGCCCGGCGATCGGCGTCTCGCTGTCCAACGTGCTGTCCGCGTCGCTGTGCGCGCTGGTGCTGGTCCGCACCGGGCGCCGCACGCTGTGGCGGGAGGTCGCCCTGCTCTCGGTGCCCGCGCTGCTGGCCATCCCGCTGGGCGTCTTCGTCGTGCGCGCCCTCCCGGAGGGGCCGCTGCTGGTCGCCGTGGGCCTGATGTCGGTGGCGGCCGTCGCCGTCGTGGCGGTGGGCCGCCGGCGGGCGCTGATGACCGGCCGTGGGTCGGCGGTGGTCGCCGGTGCGCTGGCCGGGTTCATGAACGTCACCGCCGGGGTCGGCGGGCCGATGGTCACCGCCTACGCGGTGTCCCGGCAGTGGCCGCTGCCGGTGTTCATCCCGACCGCGCAGGCCACCCTGCTGCTGCTCAACGTCGCCTCGCTGGTCGGCAAGGGCCTCCCCCCGCTGGCCACCTCCGTGTGGCTGGTCAGCGGGGTCGCCCTGCTCGTGGGACTGGCAGCCGGGGAGCTGCTGGCCCGGCGGCTGGGCGCGGCGCGGGGCCTGCAGCTGGTGATCGTCGTCGCCCTGGCCGGCGGGGTGGCCACGCTGGTGCGGGGCCTGGTCGCGCTGGCTGGTTGA
- a CDS encoding nitroreductase family protein, with amino-acid sequence MEFADVVRRRRMVRDYDPDRPVPAEVRERLLEHAIRAPSAGFTQGWAFLVLEDPADRELFWSVTSPGGAPDGWLTRMRRAPLLVLPLSSKAAYLERYAEPDKGWTERDPAGVAARWPVPYWDVDAGMAALLMLLTAVDEGLGAAFSGVPGERVDALRAAFGVPDTHRPVGLVTVGYPGADDRRSPSLRRGRRGVDEVVHRGRW; translated from the coding sequence GTGGAGTTCGCTGACGTCGTCCGCCGGCGGCGCATGGTCCGGGACTACGACCCCGACCGACCGGTGCCGGCCGAGGTCCGCGAGCGGCTGCTGGAGCACGCCATCCGCGCGCCGTCCGCGGGGTTCACCCAGGGCTGGGCGTTCCTCGTCCTGGAGGACCCTGCCGACCGCGAGCTGTTCTGGTCGGTGACCTCACCCGGGGGCGCACCGGACGGCTGGCTCACCCGGATGCGCCGGGCCCCGCTGCTGGTGCTGCCCCTGTCGTCGAAGGCCGCCTACCTGGAGCGGTACGCCGAGCCGGACAAGGGCTGGACCGAGCGGGACCCCGCCGGTGTCGCGGCCCGCTGGCCGGTCCCCTACTGGGACGTCGACGCCGGGATGGCCGCGCTGCTGATGTTGCTGACCGCCGTCGACGAGGGGCTCGGGGCCGCCTTCTCCGGCGTCCCCGGCGAGCGGGTGGACGCGCTGCGCGCGGCGTTCGGCGTCCCGGACACCCACCGCCCGGTCGGCCTGGTCACGGTGGGCTACCCCGGTGCGGACGACCGCCGGTCGCCGTCCCTGCGACGCGGACGCCGGGGTGTCGACGAGGTCGTGCACCGCGGGCGCTGGTGA
- a CDS encoding TIGR03086 family metal-binding protein — MDTTATQYEAASRPLTALLDAVPAGRWANPSPCAGWSAADVVGHLIATQRDFLGSHGVDLGGAPDVAADPAAAWRAHAAAVAAALADESVLARPFDGFFGPTTVGTTLARFYVWDVLVHRWDVARAVGADDRLTDEELDRVASGADGFGPALHMDGICRPAVDPPADADRQTRVLARLGRTA; from the coding sequence GTGGACACGACAGCGACGCAGTACGAGGCCGCGAGCCGGCCGCTCACCGCACTCCTGGACGCCGTGCCGGCCGGCAGGTGGGCGAACCCGTCGCCGTGCGCGGGGTGGTCGGCCGCCGACGTCGTCGGGCACCTGATCGCCACCCAGCGGGACTTCCTGGGGAGCCACGGCGTGGACCTGGGCGGGGCACCCGACGTGGCGGCCGACCCGGCCGCCGCGTGGCGGGCGCACGCAGCCGCGGTGGCCGCGGCGCTGGCCGACGAGTCCGTGCTCGCGCGGCCGTTCGACGGCTTCTTCGGGCCGACCACGGTCGGCACCACGCTCGCGCGGTTCTACGTCTGGGACGTGCTGGTGCACCGGTGGGACGTGGCCCGCGCGGTCGGCGCCGACGACCGGCTCACCGACGAGGAACTGGACCGCGTCGCCTCCGGCGCCGACGGCTTCGGTCCGGCGCTGCACATGGACGGCATCTGCCGGCCCGCGGTGGACCCGCCGGCGGACGCCGACCGGCAGACCCGCGTGCTGGCCCGGCTGGGCCGGACGGCCTGA
- a CDS encoding AraC family transcriptional regulator — MEPDSPRPESAARDAVERAHLREPGDASHVMYRYPASAEFEGLLRRFWIPVWSVPPGQEAPQRVLQYPVALVVVSVDYARFYGVVSGLSTTTLTGDGWAVGVMCAPAAGSLLAGGPMTAYTDRFVDVAEVLGAAGERLADRVRAAMAADPHAPAAHAAAVAAFGDALRPLLPVDAEGELVNRVVAFVEEHPEVTRVAQVCERFDLSERALQRLTARRLGLTPKWLVQRRRLQEAAGRLRASPSSIGEVAAALGYADQAHLTRDFARVTGTTPGRFAARHAPGAGAGTP; from the coding sequence ATGGAACCCGACAGCCCCCGGCCCGAGAGCGCCGCGCGGGACGCCGTCGAGCGCGCCCACCTGCGGGAGCCGGGCGACGCCTCGCACGTGATGTACCGGTACCCGGCCTCCGCGGAGTTCGAGGGGCTGCTGCGGCGGTTCTGGATCCCGGTCTGGTCGGTGCCGCCCGGCCAGGAGGCGCCGCAGCGGGTGCTGCAGTACCCGGTGGCGCTGGTGGTGGTCTCGGTCGACTACGCCCGCTTCTACGGGGTCGTGTCGGGGTTGTCGACGACCACGCTGACCGGCGACGGCTGGGCGGTCGGGGTGATGTGCGCGCCGGCCGCCGGCAGCCTGCTCGCCGGCGGCCCGATGACCGCCTACACCGACCGCTTCGTGGACGTCGCGGAGGTGCTGGGCGCCGCCGGGGAGCGACTCGCCGACCGGGTGCGGGCGGCGATGGCGGCCGACCCGCACGCGCCGGCCGCGCACGCCGCCGCCGTGGCCGCGTTCGGCGACGCGCTGCGCCCCCTCCTGCCGGTCGACGCCGAGGGCGAGCTGGTCAACCGGGTGGTGGCCTTCGTCGAGGAGCACCCCGAGGTCACCCGGGTCGCCCAGGTCTGCGAGCGGTTCGACCTGTCCGAGCGGGCGCTGCAGCGGCTGACCGCCCGCCGGCTCGGGCTGACCCCGAAGTGGCTCGTGCAGCGCCGGCGGCTGCAGGAGGCGGCCGGGCGGCTGCGCGCCTCCCCGTCGAGCATCGGCGAGGTGGCCGCGGCGCTCGGCTACGCCGACCAGGCGCACCTCACCCGCGACTTCGCCCGGGTGACCGGGACCACGCCCGGCCGCTTCGCCGCCCGGCACGCCCCCGGGGCCGGTGCGGGCACTCCCTAG
- the priA gene encoding bifunctional 1-(5-phosphoribosyl)-5-((5-phosphoribosylamino)methylideneamino)imidazole-4-carboxamide isomerase/phosphoribosylanthranilate isomerase PriA, whose protein sequence is MPKLQLLPAVDVADGQAVRLVQGEAGSETSYGDPLDAALQWQRDGAEWVHLVDLDAAFGRGSNRELLARVVGELDVDVELSGGIRDDETLAAALATGCRRVNLGTAALESPDWCAGAIAEHGDRIAVGLDVRGTRLAARGWTREGGELYETLARLDAEGCARYVVTDITKDGTLRGPNLDLLREVCAATPRPVVASGGVSSLDDIRALAGLSAVGVEGAIVGKALYAGAFTLPEALAVTREASA, encoded by the coding sequence GTGCCGAAGCTCCAGTTGCTCCCCGCCGTCGACGTCGCCGACGGGCAGGCCGTCCGCCTCGTGCAGGGGGAGGCCGGCAGCGAGACCTCCTACGGCGACCCGCTGGACGCCGCCCTGCAGTGGCAGCGCGACGGCGCCGAGTGGGTGCACCTGGTCGACCTCGACGCCGCCTTCGGCCGCGGCTCCAACCGCGAGCTGCTGGCCCGCGTGGTCGGCGAGCTGGACGTCGACGTCGAGCTCTCGGGGGGCATCCGGGACGACGAGACGCTGGCCGCCGCGCTGGCCACCGGCTGCCGCCGGGTCAACCTGGGCACCGCCGCGCTGGAGTCGCCGGACTGGTGCGCCGGGGCCATCGCCGAGCACGGCGACCGGATCGCCGTCGGCCTCGACGTCCGCGGCACCCGGCTCGCGGCCCGCGGCTGGACCCGGGAGGGCGGCGAGCTCTACGAGACCCTCGCCCGGCTGGACGCCGAGGGGTGCGCCCGCTACGTGGTCACCGACATCACCAAGGATGGCACGCTGCGCGGGCCCAACCTCGACCTGCTGCGCGAGGTGTGCGCCGCCACGCCCCGCCCGGTCGTCGCCTCCGGCGGGGTCAGCTCGCTGGACGACATCCGCGCGCTGGCCGGGCTGAGCGCGGTCGGCGTCGAGGGCGCGATCGTCGGCAAGGCCCTCTACGCGGGCGCGTTCACCCTGCCCGAGGCGCTGGCCGTCACCCGCGAGGCGTCGGCGTGA
- a CDS encoding RidA family protein has product MTVVRFGSDAPWEAVVGYSRVVVHGDMAWVSGTTATVDGAVAHPGDAGAQTRQALATVERALERAGFTLADVVRTRLYVTDISRWLEVGRAHGEVFAGIRPATSMVQVAALIDPAMLVEVEADAVRRTPA; this is encoded by the coding sequence GTGACCGTCGTCCGGTTCGGCTCCGACGCGCCCTGGGAGGCGGTGGTCGGCTACAGCCGGGTCGTCGTGCACGGCGACATGGCCTGGGTGAGCGGCACGACGGCCACGGTCGACGGCGCCGTCGCCCACCCCGGGGACGCCGGTGCGCAGACCCGGCAGGCCCTGGCGACCGTGGAGCGGGCCCTCGAGCGCGCCGGGTTCACCCTCGCCGACGTCGTCCGCACCCGGCTGTACGTCACCGACATCTCCCGCTGGTTGGAGGTCGGCCGTGCCCACGGCGAGGTCTTCGCCGGCATCCGGCCGGCCACCTCGATGGTGCAGGTCGCCGCGCTGATCGACCCCGCGATGCTGGTCGAGGTCGAGGCCGACGCGGTCCGCAGGACCCCGGCGTGA
- the hisF gene encoding imidazole glycerol phosphate synthase subunit HisF has product MSLAVRVIPCLDVDAGRVVKGVNFVDLRDAGDPVEMARVYDAEGADELTFLDITASSGDRETTYDVVRRTAESVFIPLTVGGGVRSVQDVDRLLRAGADKVAVNTAAVARPELIAEIADRFGNQVLVLSLDARRCQDGGACDSGFEITTHGGRRGTGRDAVEWVVRAAELGVGEVLLNSMDADGTEAGFDLELIRSVRREVSVPVIASGGAGETAHFPPAVDAGADALLAATVFHFGKLRIGEVKGALADAGVPVRREADHPLR; this is encoded by the coding sequence GTGAGCCTCGCCGTGCGCGTCATCCCGTGCCTGGACGTCGACGCCGGCCGGGTGGTCAAGGGCGTCAACTTCGTCGACCTGCGCGACGCCGGCGACCCGGTGGAGATGGCCCGCGTCTACGACGCCGAGGGCGCCGACGAGCTCACCTTCCTCGACATCACCGCCAGCTCCGGGGACCGGGAGACCACCTACGACGTCGTCCGCCGCACCGCGGAGAGCGTGTTCATCCCGCTCACCGTCGGCGGCGGCGTGCGGTCGGTACAGGACGTCGACCGGCTGCTGCGGGCCGGCGCGGACAAGGTCGCGGTCAACACCGCCGCCGTGGCCCGCCCGGAGCTCATCGCCGAGATCGCCGACCGCTTCGGCAACCAGGTGCTCGTGCTCTCCCTGGACGCCCGCCGGTGTCAGGACGGCGGGGCGTGCGACTCCGGCTTCGAGATCACCACGCACGGCGGGCGCCGCGGCACCGGGCGGGACGCCGTGGAGTGGGTGGTCCGAGCGGCGGAGCTCGGCGTCGGCGAGGTGCTGCTCAACTCCATGGACGCCGACGGCACCGAGGCCGGCTTCGACCTGGAGCTGATCCGCAGCGTGCGCCGCGAGGTCAGCGTGCCGGTCATCGCCAGCGGTGGCGCGGGGGAGACCGCGCACTTCCCCCCGGCCGTCGACGCGGGCGCCGATGCACTGCTGGCCGCCACGGTCTTCCACTTCGGCAAGCTGCGCATCGGCGAGGTCAAGGGCGCGCTGGCCGACGCGGGCGTCCCCGTGCGGCGGGAGGCCGACCACCCCCTGCGCTGA
- a CDS encoding TIGR03085 family metal-binding protein, whose amino-acid sequence MTSSSRPLAARERAALADLLDELGPDAPTCCAGWTTAHLAAHLVTRDRRPDAAPGFALEATPVGRPLAAWSHTVEDRLRTTTGYADLVARVRSGPPRWLPTSWPPVAALVDTTEYAIHHEDVRRAQPGWAPRELPRAAQDRFWRDALLFGRMAAGPVPGALVLRRGDVPGAERRFGTGTPETVVTGEPLELLLWASGRRDVARVTGG is encoded by the coding sequence GTGACCTCCTCTTCCCGTCCGCTGGCCGCGCGGGAGCGTGCCGCGCTCGCCGACCTCCTCGACGAGCTCGGCCCGGACGCACCCACCTGCTGCGCGGGCTGGACGACGGCGCACCTGGCCGCACACCTCGTCACCCGCGACCGCCGCCCGGACGCCGCACCCGGGTTCGCCCTGGAGGCCACGCCGGTGGGCCGTCCGCTGGCGGCCTGGTCGCACACGGTGGAGGACCGGCTGCGCACCACCACCGGCTACGCCGACCTCGTCGCCCGGGTGCGCTCCGGCCCGCCGCGCTGGCTGCCGACCTCCTGGCCGCCGGTCGCCGCGCTGGTCGACACCACCGAGTACGCCATCCACCACGAGGACGTCCGGCGCGCGCAGCCCGGCTGGGCGCCGCGGGAGCTGCCGCGGGCGGCGCAGGACCGGTTCTGGCGGGACGCGCTCCTCTTCGGCCGAATGGCCGCCGGCCCCGTGCCCGGCGCGCTGGTGCTGCGCCGCGGGGACGTGCCCGGTGCGGAGCGGCGCTTCGGCACCGGGACGCCGGAGACGGTGGTGACCGGCGAGCCGCTGGAGCTGCTGCTGTGGGCCAGCGGCCGCCGCGACGTCGCCCGGGTCACCGGAGGCTGA